One stretch of Miscanthus floridulus cultivar M001 chromosome 18, ASM1932011v1, whole genome shotgun sequence DNA includes these proteins:
- the LOC136522547 gene encoding succinate dehydrogenase assembly factor 4, mitochondrial-like, translating to MAANHGLRRLASALSHGPQPPPTPPASLLLRVALSSSAPSTGPPPPTAPPEAVRKGEGEEAAEAKGADAEAGKEEDEDDGGVHVNKATGEIGGPRGPEPTRYGDWERGGRCSDF from the coding sequence ATGGCGGCCAACCACGGCCTCCGCCGCCTCGCTTCCGCTCTCTCCCACGGGCCCCAGCCTCCTCCGACTCCTCCAGCGTCCCTCCTCCTCCGCGTCGCGCTCTCCAGCTCCGCCCCCTCCACgggcccgccgccgccgacggcgcCGCCGGAGGCCGTCAGGAAGGGTGAGGGAGAGGAAGCGGCGGAAGCCAAGGGCGCCGACGCCGAAGCGGggaaggaggaggatgaggacgacggcggcgtgcACGTGAACAAGGCCACCGGCGAGATCGGCGGCCCGCGGGGGCCCGAGCCCACGAGGTACGGCGACTGGGAGCGCGGCGGCCGCTGCTCCGATTTCTGA